The sequence CTTTTAACTAGTTTTGTCTTATTTGTCATGACTTACTCAGTTCCAATTTCCGTTATTTTTATAAAAATTAGTATCGGCTTAACAAATTGAAAAAGAATTTTAATGTTGCTGCAAATCCAAAATCTCTTGAATTATTTAAACCCTTTGCAAATTCATTCTGGAAATAAATATTACCAAGGTTAAAACCTATAAAAAGGCTTGCAGCAGCTTCGCCTTCGGTAAAACGCTTTCCTAATGCACTGCTTGATTGTGCAGAAGCAAATTCACCCCCAACACCAATTATTCCTATGTTATTAATATTATAAAATACACCACCGTGTCCACCAAATGTATGTTCTCTTTCGTTTTTACTGTAGGTTAATTCATACACAGGATGGATAACTACAATAAAGCTTGATACATAAAAAAGATTTGGTATTGAAAAGTGAGCCATATTCTCATCAATATCCACACCTGTGTGATGTTCGGCAACTAAATCCATATAGTAATTGCCGCTGGCAGCCCTAATTGTATTGAAAACACCTCTTACTGACCATGATTCTATGCTGTACTTGTTTTCTGCTCGGGTAGTTTCAGCCTGAGTTAAACCAAACTGTACGGATACTCTTTCAGCCAATCCATAATACATGCTGTAATTGGTGAAATATGAATCATTTTCTGGTGCATTGGTATCGTTAAATGAGTATTCACCTAAAACATCAGCGGCAAAATAGCCCGTTGGATAAACCATGGATTTGTGATGCAAAAATAAAAAAGTATCAAAGCATGCATCTGCTGGGTTAATAAAAAAAACTGATGCAGCAAAAAGAACAGTGAGAAAAATAAAAAACCTCTTTAACATAGAATAACCTCCTAAATATATTATCATAAAGTGTATAACATAAATATGATAGTAGCACTATATGTCAACAAAAATATATATAGACGCTTTTATAAGATATATTTTATTATATTGTAGTATTGAATAATAAATCTTTAGTTTTTATATTTATATTGAAGTAATGATCAATGTATATTAGGATATTAAATAGAAATTTTTTAATATCGTGTGAATCATATTTATTTGTTTCAATTGTCATAAATTTTTTTGTTAATATTTCATTCATTACAGGAGCTATCGCCTTAAAGACAATAGCATTTGGCGGTGCGCAATTATTGCAAAACACTGTTAGCTGATATTCGGACATATATACATCGCCACTAACATCCTTTTGACAAACTGTGCAATGAAAAAAATCAGGCAATATGCCTGATATTTTCAGATAATGAATAACAAATGCCAGTGCAAAAAAAATATACGCATTGGTTTGATGTAACGTTTGTATAGCCCCTTTTAATAGAGTATATATTTTTTCATTGGGATCGTTGAAGCCAGTTGTTTTATCAACAATTTCTAGCAGTAAAAAAAGAGTTATCATTGACTGGTAATTATTGCGCAGTGATAAAGTATCATGCAAGAGAGAAAATTCTTTTACATGCAGCATTTGTTTTTGTTCATTATAATAATATACAAGTTGCACAATGCTTCCGGGCTCAATAGCAGACAAACTACGTCGCTTGGTTTTTTTTATGCCTTTAAAAATAAATGTCCGTTTGCCATGATTTTGTGTATAGATAATATCTGCGACATCAGCTTCCAGAACTGGAATTTTCCGTAAAACAATCCCCTCTGCTTTCTGTATATCCATTGAATGCTTAATCAGTATCAGAATTTTTTTGTGGTGTAACTGTTACGATTATCCTTCCGATCCGTGTACCTTTTATATCTTTAATTTTAAACGATATATTTGAATATTTTATTTGTTCATCTTTTTTGGGTATTTTGCCAAAAAGGTCAAAAACAAATCCTCCTATAGTATCAAATTCCTGGTCGGGTAGCTGGCAACCGGTATGTTCATTGAAATCTGATATTGATAACCGTGAGTCAACCTCCCAGCTATTTTTTGAGATATTCTGAATTTCAGGCGTCTCATCTTCATCAAATTCATCTCGTATTTCACCAACAATTTCTTCAAGAATATCTTCAAGGGTCACAATTCCAGCAACCCCACCATATTCATCAA comes from Spirochaetota bacterium and encodes:
- the recO gene encoding DNA repair protein RecO, with the translated sequence MDIQKAEGIVLRKIPVLEADVADIIYTQNHGKRTFIFKGIKKTKRRSLSAIEPGSIVQLVYYYNEQKQMLHVKEFSLLHDTLSLRNNYQSMITLFLLLEIVDKTTGFNDPNEKIYTLLKGAIQTLHQTNAYIFFALAFVIHYLKISGILPDFFHCTVCQKDVSGDVYMSEYQLTVFCNNCAPPNAIVFKAIAPVMNEILTKKFMTIETNKYDSHDIKKFLFNILIYIDHYFNINIKTKDLLFNTTI